In Conger conger chromosome 9, fConCon1.1, whole genome shotgun sequence, the genomic stretch ACTGACACAGGTGCCACGGTCAGGAATGTGCGATGGATCCCGAAGGCAGCGTCTGCTACCCACACGGGCCGCGGTCCTCGCCGAGAGGCCCTTAAAGCACCTGTATCTCAACCTACCTATGAAAAGCATGGAATGTTTCCTCGCAAACTTCAAGCCTTCCTCTCGGTCTACTTCACGGTTCTCCTAAAATAAATGGCACAGCAAAATTAAAGGGATGTTTAAATGAACAAGAGAATCAGTGTTACCAGAGAAGGGATGAAGTAAACTGTTACTGACAACCGGAAATAGTAGCAGACATTAAGAGTGTTCAATTGAGAAGGTTTTACTGCGGGGAAACCCATGTCCCCctgcattgttttgtatttattctgtAAGCATTCATGAGAGGTAAATGAAACGTACACAGACTCACCTTATCGATTTTGTTCCCAACCAGCATTTTCACCATGTCATTCTTTGTGCAGTAGGTCTCCAGCTCACTAAGCCAGTTACTGAGTTTTGTGAAAGTATCTCGCTTTGTAACATCATACACTAAAAGATAGAGTAACAAAATTACAATTTTATCCAGTGAACCATACAAGATATATATGTGTAGACTTACCACTCAGCTATTGTTAGTTACAATTACAGCACCAAAGTATATAACATTTCAacaacacattggattttaaagcaCACTCAGGAAAAATGGAAGACGGAAGATTAATCTGAGGACTAACTGCTGAAATGCCACTACATACTGCAGGAGAGCTTCTGTAGATATTACTGTGTTTACCTACCTAGGATCACACCCTGGGCTCCTCTGTAGTAGCTGGGAGTCAGGGTTCGAAAACGCTCCTGGCCAGCAGTGTCCTATCCAAACAGAGGCAGCCAAACTCAAGTCAACTCAAACACAGAGGGAAACATGGCTCTGTGTGGAGTATGTTAGCGCAAACTGCATGAACATTTGGAAATGAAATGTGCTCTGTTCCAAAGAAAGTGTTGCGATGCAGAGGCCTGAGTAGGTAGCCCCTATCTGCAAGTCTGCAGCATCAACTATATATCATTACCACCAATCAGCAGGCACCAGAAGGTTggttgtgtgtgcaagtgtgtgtgtgcttgtgaatgCAATGCAAGCTCCCTGTTCTAGTATAAAACATATAGGTGGCAGTGCATCTTTCATAGTACATCAGAGGTTATGAACTCAGCTTTTTGACAAAATGAGTTTATAGTGTTTTGTCCATAAAAGCAGGTTTAACATACTGCCACCTTTTTCACGAGTACCTGAAACTGCGATTTACTGTCGCAGGGTGTCCTCTCACACTCTTCATATGAATCTCAAATTTCTCTGAAGCACAAATGACAACACTTACCCATATTGCAAGCTTTGCTCTGTTTCCATCCACTGCAACAGTTTTCACTTTGAAGTCGACACCTGGACGCACAAGCACAGAAAATGCACACTTAACCATCCGTGCTCCCCATGACACTCGAGCCCAGTGCTGTACTGGAAGAAGCTTTGTATTCAGAAGGCACAGTGAGACAGCAACACAAACATAACACTGTATATATAGAGTTTCAAGTACAAACTTTGTAACTCTGACGCTGACCTTTGGCCTTCGTACAGCACCACTGCCCTTTGAATCAACTTTGATAAATAGGTTTGGAGAAATATTGGAAATAAATGTCTCTAATAAGCGAAATTGCCATATCTGTAACATCACGGCTGGGGCAAGAATGTTTGATTTCCACCTTCCGCAATTGTCAACCCACTTTTGAAAATAGCTATATGTATATACAATAACAAATGCCTGGAGTGGGACTGTTTTGACAACTCTGTCTAAGGGAATACAAAACCAGTCATCTCAGCAGACCGGTTAAAGGCCttgtaatataaacacacatttcagtgaaCCGTCCAGTACCTTAGTAATTGCTGATCAAAGTAAAAACTTTGATATTTTAACAAGACAATAAAATGCAGGCTAATTTCTTTCAGTGTGGCAAATCAGATTGATCACATGCTGTCAGTTAATCTTCCAAGAAGAATTTTAGGCTGAAATTAAATCACCATATTTCCTCATTTATTAATCATCAGAGCTATTAAAATATGCATAAACGGTATGCATAAATTAGAACATGGATGAATAGATGaattatattttccatttttcttaaGAACATACATCACTGGAAGTGCCCTTGAAATAGTTAAAGTTTAGTTTTTTATGAAATGGATCCAGCTCTTGCTGGTCTTGATCCAGCAAGAATTTAAATTTCTCACAAGTCAAATCCAGTCAGTCAAACCTGGGACTTGCTATAATATCTTCCTGTCCCTGATCAGGGACGTGCCATTCAACTAAGGAAGTATGGGACAGGACGGGTAAACTATGATATGAATGAACATGTTGCCTTAGTGCATACGAGTGAGCTTATCAAACTCTGCGCGCGGATCTTCactttgcaatgttttttttttagtgtacTGTACACCAAGATGTGTCATTCTTAGTGAAGAATTAGAAGTGCACTCTGCGTCAAATACAACTTACCAATTGTTGCTGCAACTTCTGCATCAAATGTATCTTCTGTGAATCTCAAGAGAAGACTGTAGAggaaaaaatctaattaaaagAAGAACtttaaaaatcttatttctgagagtattaaACACAAGAGCAGGCTGAGCCTTCTCTATCAACtaataaaaaacagaacagaaagtgTCCCACTATTCCTGACTACAGAATGAATTACAGGTCAGGTGTTTACTCCAAATTTTGGAAAAGCTCAGGAATAAATTGtccaaaaaaagaatacataaatAGAACCCCTGCTGTCACCACAAACAACAAATTGTCTGATCAGCCGTATTGTATTTGGACGCTTGGGCAGAACTAAAGAAAACCTTGAAATACCGGtgtcacacattcacattatCCAGCTCATTTGTCTGGCATCTCAAACTGCTCAATTTCCAGACTGTTAACTGCACTGCTATTAACATCGGCACCCTACAGAGGACACGCTTTGTTACTGCAAGAGCCACTCACTCAGCGAGTCAACCAGTGAGCGACACTGTTGCAGTCAATAAAATCATCTTGCGCCTAGTCTTAGCATAACACGGACTGCCTGACAGCTCCAATGTGAAAGACGCCAGGGCAGTGTAAAACAATGCTCGTTTGACGGTGACATCGGTTACATGACACGCCGGTGTCAGTTTACTCTCTGCAAAACACTCAGCCACTCTGGTCATGTAGCCCAGCCTAGAGCATAACATGCCTATCCCTCAGGTCTCCGTGGCCTTTATTCTCTCCGATACATTTCCTCTCATGGAACCTCTACTAGACAGGATGCTATATTGAATACGGATGTGGATGCCTTATTACAAAACTTAAAAACAACCGGCTGCAATAGGCATTTTCTACAATTTGTAAGGTCCTTGAAGGCTTCAGGTTTCCAACTGGCCCATTATCGCCATGCAGGCCTCGAGACGTCAACTGATTTCATGAAAACATTATGCCTTGAAACTTCTGAGCATGTTAGCACTTTATACAAGGCTCAACCCTAGGGAGTCCAAGTCAGGACAACACTGCTCACAGGGAGGCCTTTGTGCTATATTTAAGGTGTTGCTGTTCCTGACTTCATTCTTATAGCTACTGACCCAATTTTCCAATCTATCAATGCTGTTTTCACTGTAGAGTaatgctctccctctctgcgaAAAATAAGCTGAtaatcaatattttaaaataaatctcaCTAAGAACACCAAACACAACGAGAATGAACCAAAGTGTGTGCACAGTGACGTGTAATTTTGTCAAGACATTTTGAACCTTCGGGCACCGTTAAGTAACTAAGCTAGCTGTCTATACTTTCATGTTTGTTAGTTTCATTGCTTTCGCTGTTTCCTTAGGGATGAGCCACATGTCAAGCTAGCAACAGTTACATGTGAGCCACCCAAAATAAATCCATAAGCGACGTGCCTACTGTTAGCGAGCGgtttaacgttagctataacgttagctaactgtcACCTAAGCGTGCTGCTTAAGTAGCTTAGCCAACATAAATATGATTGTTTAATTGGTTCACGAATGTTTGGAAAGTAAATGTATATTTACTTGCGGAATAGTTTACCAGCAAGTCAATACAACCAGACATTTTTGCAATAAGTTGGCTAAAGTAAACAGACCAGCtgaatgttatgtaatgttgaTTTGTTAACTATAGCTAGTGACAGACCAGGCTGCCTGGTCCTGGGTTCCAGCTACGAAGTTAACTTACTGCTCACAATAGAAATTAAACTGAAGCAAAACGTGTGTaaataacattagctaacgaCGTTACTGTTGGTGTTAGCTAGTTTGTTGTTCCGATTTCAACCGAAATCACCGACGATCAAACGTGGTATTATTAACTTCGTCAACTTCTTTAGCCAAGTCTTCTGCAAGCCAGGTGAAATTGTTAGCAAGCTATCCGTAAGATACAGTGGAATCTCAATGAAGGGGCTAACTAGCAGTCAAACAAGACAAGATAGGTTAGTTATAgctaatgttaaataaatagctagctaagctGTTAGCGAACTAGCTAACTTCATTGCCGCAAAACTAGAAAGTTGCGGAGAGTTAAGTACTAATGACAGGCGGCCATAGGTTTTATATCAGTAAAATGACTAACTGAACTTAGCGTTACAGAAAACAGTTTGCGTTAGCCAGGCTACCTGGATTTTCCGACACCACTTTCTCCGATTATCAACAATTTCAGAGTTGTCAGAACGCCGTCGTCCATGTTCCCGTGGTTTTGCTAAGCTAATTACGTTATCTTGGCTGACTGACGTTAACTTCTTtacaaacaggaaacagacagTTTCGGCTTAACCATAGATGTCTAAAATGTGTTCACAGATAGATCTGTGGTTGTGTTACTGAGATTTTACCCAAAGCCTGCTTTCTATGGCTCTGGTTTGACGGTTAGACACGTCGACACGACCATAGTGGCTGGTGTAATCAAATTTAGGACCGAAGGTTCTAatttaaaagtaaattaaaaaacacCAGCTTCGACAGTCCCTGTTATGGTCGATGGAAAATTAGGACTGTTACGGAGCCGACGAGAACACGCATTTACAGGTTGGGTCATGCAGTGTGCATATGATGGCTTAGCTACACCACAGAAAAAAGCACGCTGCAATTAATCCATCATCTTTAATGATCCAAAATGGTTTGTGGTAGCATATGTAGACTACGcatgtttttgtgaataaaCCCATGTAACACACCTATACAGATTTGCTcttagaaatttttttttttttttttttcaatatacagtactgtacaatatacagtacagtgcaaaaaACCAttaagtcttaggcaccctatatctttatttaaatattaatttactcttagatatttttatattatttatatattttattgcattatGTGTTAGTGTCAGTACAAAATAGCAAATCTGatatttcccaaaaaataatatttgttagtgacatttttgcattaaatAAAGTATTATATTAAGTAATACCAGTTTTCAGATAAAGACTTgatcgaggctgtctgggattacctggagagccagaagcaagcttctgcagaagaactgtggcaagttctcgaATATGTCTGGTACAACCAgttgattttcttataaaactacaggacagtgtacctaagaTAACTGAAGCAGTTTTCAAAGGCAAATGGTTATCACAACAAATATTGCTTTAATTGACCTTTTacctgttcactgctctttatagtaatacttttttatatttaaaactgtttatttccttattatttttacagaaatgttctACATGTGcccaagacttttgcacagcactgtagttAGTCAAGCATTTTGCTGTCTTTGCCAATCCATAAATCAAGTACCTAGGTAGCCTGCTACCGGTTTATACCAAATGGTTTGGTTCAATACTGAGTTTGATGTTAATTTTTCATCAAGATATGCActttaatatatataaatatatatatatccctgtacaccagctcatgaatgcaaatatttaataagatGGTAAGGAGGTGCAAACAtgagaatgggggagaaatgtgatcaagtgactttgatcatagaatgattgttggtgccagacagggtggtttgattatcccagaaactgatgatctctCACAATTTTAATGTACAACTAGAGCAGTGGcttccaaccctggtcctggagaactactgggtctgctgatttttgttttcacattaaaatcCGTACCCTAacgagacccaggtaaccaggtgaggtgaattaactgtgtaatgaaCTGCTATAATTAATTAAGTACAGAGTAAcaaagaaaaccagcagacccagtagctctccaggagcagggttggataccactgctctagagtttacagagaatggtgcaaaaaacaaaaaacatccagtgagtggcagttctgtgttCACAAACCCATTGTTAaggagagacatcagaggagaatggccaggctggttCACACCAACTGCAAGGCAACAGAAACTAAAATAACATATTACAGCTATGGCAGCCTATGCAGAGGAgcatagggtggcctgtagcatggtggttaaagtaattgactgggacaggcaaggttggtggtttgaatcccggtgtagccacaataagatccgcacagccgttggcaattgagcaaggcccttaaccctgcattgctccaggggaggattgtctcctgcttagtctaatcaactgtatgttgctctggataagagcgtctgccaaatgccaataatgtaatgtaatctctgaacacacaacaggtacaatcttgaagtggatgggctacagcagcagaagtccaaaaataagtctaagaaatacctaataaaattgTCACCTCGCATATGAGAATTGAAGAAAGCTTACGCTTACCGGTTACATGGATTCCAATGAGAGCTGCTCAAAGCCAGTTCATGGATgttgccatgtttgactatggggatttctattaatttttttgtaaacTGGAAAGAACAAAAATCATGTCTTCTTCTGTCAGATAAAAAATCGGTAATTTGTTCAGTGTGATGACATTTTAtaagtactgtccaaaatacTATAATTATGCCTGGGtaaattaattgtttttgttgttttgtatcaggcggcacggatggtgcagtgggtagcgctgccacctcacagcaagtaGGTTctaggttcgaatccccgtcggccggggcctctctgtatggagtttgcatgttctccctgtgtttgcatgggtttcctccgggtactccggtttcctcccacagtccaaagacatgcaggttaggctgattggagagtcta encodes the following:
- the rab18b gene encoding ras-related protein Rab-18-B; its protein translation is MDDGVLTTLKLLIIGESGVGKSSLLLRFTEDTFDAEVAATIGVDFKVKTVAVDGNRAKLAIWDTAGQERFRTLTPSYYRGAQGVILVYDVTKRDTFTKLSNWLSELETYCTKNDMVKMLVGNKIDKENREVDREEGLKFARKHSMLFIEASAKTRDGVECAFEELVEKIIQTPGLWENDERSQGVRLSRADQQAKGSCGGYCSLV